One region of Demequina sp. TMPB413 genomic DNA includes:
- a CDS encoding DUF4870 domain-containing protein: MTETPPPAAAAPLSESDERLYATLSHAGIILFGFLPPLIFWLVGKDRSAFVDTEAKEALNFSILVTIGYVASTILIPVFGLGLITGFAVWVIALIFCIQAAIKANKHETYRYPLNWRLIK; encoded by the coding sequence GCCCCGCTCAGCGAGTCCGACGAGCGGCTCTACGCGACCCTCAGCCACGCGGGGATCATCCTTTTCGGATTCCTCCCCCCGCTGATCTTCTGGCTCGTCGGCAAGGACCGCAGCGCATTCGTTGACACTGAGGCGAAGGAAGCCCTCAACTTCTCGATCTTGGTCACCATCGGCTACGTCGCCTCGACCATCCTCATCCCCGTCTTTGGCCTGGGCCTGATCACAGGCTTCGCGGTCTGGGTCATCGCCCTGATCTTCTGCATTCAAGCTGCCATCAAGGCCAACAAGCACGAGACCTACCGCTATCCGCTGAACTGGCGCCTCATCAAGTAA